Below is a genomic region from Neovison vison isolate M4711 chromosome 9, ASM_NN_V1, whole genome shotgun sequence.
CTCTAAAATTGACTTCATTAGTTTCATTCTCAGCAAACTGACCTGGGCCACTCAACATGGCTTTTATTGTTCCGGATGTTAGTGCATGTTCTCTTTTTACAATAAATTCATGACCATCCGAAGATATCAATTTGACATACATGGCATCAGGGCCTTCACACCCACCATAggttttctcttctccatccatTATGTTCTTATGAAATTCTACTTTACTTCCACAGGAACTTTGGTAGTTTCTCGTCAGTCCTGCAGCCACCACAGCTACCGCGCCGGGTCCCCGCGCACTGCCACAGCCCCTACTCCAgggccacccccccaccccctgttcATCACCCTTCTTATTGATTG
It encodes:
- the LOC122917373 gene encoding elongin-C yields the protein MDGEEKTYGGCEGPDAMYVKLISSDGHEFIVKREHALTSGTIKAMLSGPGQFAENETNEVNFREIPSHVLSKVCMYFTYKVRYTNSSTEIPEFPIAPEIALELLMAANFLDC